In Macadamia integrifolia cultivar HAES 741 chromosome 13, SCU_Mint_v3, whole genome shotgun sequence, one DNA window encodes the following:
- the LOC122059448 gene encoding pentatricopeptide repeat-containing protein At2g33680-like isoform X3, which yields MIFLYPCRVSTLILTEMLSVIPNCRNYFNRNKFWFQRTIYTLNLSVSNNSEPQFCLQDYSSLLRHVGDLRNLKYGQSLHSMLIKNGLDRDVFIQNNILRLYAICDDLMNARLVFDEMPDPNLVSWTSMISSYVQHGFNDLGLQLFCCMFHSGLRPNEFGFSVALKACRITDDARRFFDGIPVWGRSEALWNTLLDSYVQAADAEEAVELFRQMLLIDILPTCFSYAIMIKLCADHLNVYLGRSLHGCIIKVGFETHGFVGGALVDAYSKLGALYDASKVFCSLEEKDNVVWSTLLAGFHQFGDTKQGLTLYLEYVSKGHELDPFTFASAFNLCSNLDSVRIGPQIHCSFIKSGFLLDSFVGNAVINMYVSAGMTSDAYKALLEVRDKNEICFNAMIAGFIFNSEDRKVLELFCEMKEIGLMPGYSTISYTIRACANLNMLEEGKVLHSHILKTLGNPGSNICTGNALIEMYSKFRGVEEAKMVFEEMDMPNEFSWTTVILSYTELERYREALQLFHDMLLSPASAKPSQFTLLVVIQACRGLAAPDQGRQLHAYIIKEGYDAHAFVGTALIGMYATSLSDIYDASRVFSYMPEQDLVSWSTIITAWAQHGYGEEALRLFLEFPHGTIPVDESILSSCLSACASLAALKSGKWLHSHIIKSGFESHMHVGSSVIDMYCKCGSIEDAHQFFDGMEIHNVVSWTAMISGYAHHGLGEEALVLFHRMTKVGLKPDGITFIGVLTACSHVGLVKEGLQYFESMQNDYGLDVTINHFACVVDLFGRAGELDKAEALINTAPFPSKSLLWRTLLGACNKHGNIHVGNRIADLLVKLEPDEPSTYVSLSNIYASSFMWDHFVEVRNRIKEENINKDPGCSWIEIST from the exons atgattttcctatatcCCTGCAGGGTGTCAACCCTGATTCTGACTGAAATGCTCTCGGTAATACCCAATTGCAGGAATTATTTCAACAGGAataaattttggtttcaaagaACGATTTACACACTCAATTTATCTGTATCAAATAACAGTGAGCCTCAGTTTTGTCTGCAAGACTACAGTTCACTTCTGCGGCATGTTGGAGATTTGAGAAACTTAAAATATGGGCAATCACTTCACTCCATGCTCATTAAAAATGGGTTGGATCGAGATGTTTTTATACAGAACAATATCCTCAGACTTTATGCTATTTGTGACGATTTGATGAATGCCCGTCTTGTGTTTGACGAGATGCCAGACCCAAATTTGGTCTCTTGGACAAGCATGATCTCGTCTTATGTACAACATGGTTTTAATGACCTTGGTTTGCAGCTCTTTTGTTGTATGTTTCATTCAGGATTGCGACCAAACGAGTTTGGGTTCTCGGTGGCACTCAAGGCATGCAGAATTACAG ACGATGCACGCCGATTCTTTGACGGAATTCCAGTATGGGGAAGATCTGAAGCCTTGTGGAATACATTGCTTGACAGTTATGTCCAGGCTGCTGATGCTGAGGAAGCTGTTGAGTTGTTTCGGCAGATGCTGCTGATTGATATATTGCCTACATGTTTCTCTTATGCAATTATGATTAAATTATGTGCTGACCATTTGAATGTCTACCTTGGAAGGTCCTTACATGGCTGTATAATTAAGGTTGGCTTTGAAACCCATGGTTTTGTAGGTGGAGCCCTTGTTGATGCCTACTCAAAATTAGGGGCCTTATATGATGCCTCTAAAGTGTTTTGCAGTCTTGAAGAGAAGGATAATGTGGTCTGGAGTACTCTGCTGGCTGGTTTCCATCAGTTTGGGGATACCAAACAGGGGCTGACCTTGTATCTTGAATATGTATCTAAAGGTCATGAACTAGATCCATTTACCTTTGCAAGTGCATTTAATTTGTGTTCAAATTTAGATTCTGTAAGAATTGGTCCGCAGATACATTGCAGTTTCATTAAGAGTGGTTTCTTGCTGGATTCTTTTGTTGGGAATGCTGTCATCAACATGTATGTCAGTGCTGGAATGACTTCTGATGCTTATAAAGCTTTGCTTGAGGTTAGAGATAAGAATGAGATATGTTTCAATGCAATGATTGCTGGTTTCATTTTTAATTCCGAGGATAGAAAAGTTCTGGAATTGTTCTGTGAGATGAAGGAGATAGGATTGATGCCGGGTTATTCCACAATAAGCTACACCATCAGAGCTTGTGCAAATCTGAATATGTTGGAAGAAGGTAAAGTTCTCCATTCTCACATATTGAAAACTTTGGGGAATCCTGGTTCTAATATATGCACAGGGAATGCCCTTATCGAGATGTATTCAAAATTCAGAGGAGTTGAGGAAGCCAAAATGGTGTTTGAAGAGATGGACATGCCAAATGAGTTCTCCTGGACAACTGTCATATTGAGTTACACTGAATTAGAGAGGTATAGAGAAGCCTTGCAGTTGTTTCATGATATGCTTCTCTCTCCAGCCTCTGCAAAACCAAGCCAGTTTACCCTTCTTGTTGTCATTCAGGCTTGTAGAGGACTTGCGGCACCAGATCAAGGAAGACAACTCCATGCTTACATCATAAAAGAAGGATATGATGCCCATGCTTTTGTGGGAACTGCTCTGATTGGCATGTATGCAACAAGTCTGAGTGACATTTATGATGCTTCTCGAGTATTCTCTTACATGCCGGAACAAGATCTTGTCTCTTGGAGCACCATTATTACAGCATGGGCACAACATGGATATGGTGAAGAGGCTCTCAGGCTGTTCTTAGAATTTCCCCATGGGACCATCCCTGTTGATGAGTCCATCTTATCAAGCTGCCTCTCGGCTTGTGCAAGCTTAGCCGCATTGAAGAGTGGCAAATGGCTCCACTCTCACATTATCAAATCTGGATTTGAATCTCATATGCATGTTGGGTCCTCTGttatcgatatgtattgtaaGTGTGGAAGCATTGAAGATGCACATCAGTTCTTTGATGGGATGGAAATACACAATGTGGTTTCTTGGACAGCAATGATATCTGGATATGCCCATCATGGGCTAGGTGAAGAGGCACTTGTCCTGTTCCATAGGATGACAAAAGTCGGTTTGAAACCTGATGGAATCACTTTCATTGGAGTTCTTACTGCATGCAGTCATGTTGGGCTTGTCAAGGAAGGTCTGCAATATTTTGAGTCTATGCAAAATGATTATGGCTTGGATGTAACAATAAACCACTTTGCGTGTGTGGTTGACCTCTTTGGCCGTGCTGGAGAATTGGATAAAGCAGAGGCCCTAATAAACACAGCTccatttccatcaaaatccctACTGTGGAGGACCTTATTGGGGGCCTGCAACAAGCATGGTAATATACATGTTGGAAACCGAATAGCTGACTTACTGGTCAAGCTAGAGCCAGATGAGCCTTCAACCTATGTTTCACTTTCAAATATTTATGCATCATCCTTTATGTGGgatcattttgttgaggttagaaacagaataaaagaagaaaatattaataAGGACCCTGGATGTAGTTGGATTGAGATTTCAACTTGA
- the LOC122059448 gene encoding pentatricopeptide repeat-containing protein At4g39530-like isoform X4, whose translation MIFLYPCRVSTLILTEMLSVIPNCRNYFNRNKFWFQRTIYTLNLSVSNNSEPQFCLQDYSSLLRHVGDLRNLKYGQSLHSMLIKNGLDRDVFIQNNILRLYAICDDLMNARLVFDEMPDPNLVSWTSMISSYVQHGFNDLGLQLFCCMFHSGLRPNEFGFSVALKACRITGGALVDAYSKLGALYDASKVFCSLEEKDNVVWSTLLAGFHQFGDTKQGLTLYLEYVSKGHELDPFTFASAFNLCSNLDSVRIGPQIHCSFIKSGFLLDSFVGNAVINMYVSAGMTSDAYKALLEVRDKNEICFNAMIAGFIFNSEDRKVLELFCEMKEIGLMPGYSTISYTIRACANLNMLEEGKVLHSHILKTLGNPGSNICTGNALIEMYSKFRGVEEAKMVFEEMDMPNEFSWTTVILSYTELERYREALQLFHDMLLSPASAKPSQFTLLVVIQACRGLAAPDQGRQLHAYIIKEGYDAHAFVGTALIGMYATSLSDIYDASRVFSYMPEQDLVSWSTIITAWAQHGYGEEALRLFLEFPHGTIPVDESILSSCLSACASLAALKSGKWLHSHIIKSGFESHMHVGSSVIDMYCKCGSIEDAHQFFDGMEIHNVVSWTAMISGYAHHGLGEEALVLFHRMTKVGLKPDGITFIGVLTACSHVGLVKEGLQYFESMQNDYGLDVTINHFACVVDLFGRAGELDKAEALINTAPFPSKSLLWRTLLGACNKHGNIHVGNRIADLLVKLEPDEPSTYVSLSNIYASSFMWDHFVEVRNRIKEENINKDPGCSWIEIST comes from the exons atgattttcctatatcCCTGCAGGGTGTCAACCCTGATTCTGACTGAAATGCTCTCGGTAATACCCAATTGCAGGAATTATTTCAACAGGAataaattttggtttcaaagaACGATTTACACACTCAATTTATCTGTATCAAATAACAGTGAGCCTCAGTTTTGTCTGCAAGACTACAGTTCACTTCTGCGGCATGTTGGAGATTTGAGAAACTTAAAATATGGGCAATCACTTCACTCCATGCTCATTAAAAATGGGTTGGATCGAGATGTTTTTATACAGAACAATATCCTCAGACTTTATGCTATTTGTGACGATTTGATGAATGCCCGTCTTGTGTTTGACGAGATGCCAGACCCAAATTTGGTCTCTTGGACAAGCATGATCTCGTCTTATGTACAACATGGTTTTAATGACCTTGGTTTGCAGCTCTTTTGTTGTATGTTTCATTCAGGATTGCGACCAAACGAGTTTGGGTTCTCGGTGGCACTCAAGGCATGCAGAATTACAG GTGGAGCCCTTGTTGATGCCTACTCAAAATTAGGGGCCTTATATGATGCCTCTAAAGTGTTTTGCAGTCTTGAAGAGAAGGATAATGTGGTCTGGAGTACTCTGCTGGCTGGTTTCCATCAGTTTGGGGATACCAAACAGGGGCTGACCTTGTATCTTGAATATGTATCTAAAGGTCATGAACTAGATCCATTTACCTTTGCAAGTGCATTTAATTTGTGTTCAAATTTAGATTCTGTAAGAATTGGTCCGCAGATACATTGCAGTTTCATTAAGAGTGGTTTCTTGCTGGATTCTTTTGTTGGGAATGCTGTCATCAACATGTATGTCAGTGCTGGAATGACTTCTGATGCTTATAAAGCTTTGCTTGAGGTTAGAGATAAGAATGAGATATGTTTCAATGCAATGATTGCTGGTTTCATTTTTAATTCCGAGGATAGAAAAGTTCTGGAATTGTTCTGTGAGATGAAGGAGATAGGATTGATGCCGGGTTATTCCACAATAAGCTACACCATCAGAGCTTGTGCAAATCTGAATATGTTGGAAGAAGGTAAAGTTCTCCATTCTCACATATTGAAAACTTTGGGGAATCCTGGTTCTAATATATGCACAGGGAATGCCCTTATCGAGATGTATTCAAAATTCAGAGGAGTTGAGGAAGCCAAAATGGTGTTTGAAGAGATGGACATGCCAAATGAGTTCTCCTGGACAACTGTCATATTGAGTTACACTGAATTAGAGAGGTATAGAGAAGCCTTGCAGTTGTTTCATGATATGCTTCTCTCTCCAGCCTCTGCAAAACCAAGCCAGTTTACCCTTCTTGTTGTCATTCAGGCTTGTAGAGGACTTGCGGCACCAGATCAAGGAAGACAACTCCATGCTTACATCATAAAAGAAGGATATGATGCCCATGCTTTTGTGGGAACTGCTCTGATTGGCATGTATGCAACAAGTCTGAGTGACATTTATGATGCTTCTCGAGTATTCTCTTACATGCCGGAACAAGATCTTGTCTCTTGGAGCACCATTATTACAGCATGGGCACAACATGGATATGGTGAAGAGGCTCTCAGGCTGTTCTTAGAATTTCCCCATGGGACCATCCCTGTTGATGAGTCCATCTTATCAAGCTGCCTCTCGGCTTGTGCAAGCTTAGCCGCATTGAAGAGTGGCAAATGGCTCCACTCTCACATTATCAAATCTGGATTTGAATCTCATATGCATGTTGGGTCCTCTGttatcgatatgtattgtaaGTGTGGAAGCATTGAAGATGCACATCAGTTCTTTGATGGGATGGAAATACACAATGTGGTTTCTTGGACAGCAATGATATCTGGATATGCCCATCATGGGCTAGGTGAAGAGGCACTTGTCCTGTTCCATAGGATGACAAAAGTCGGTTTGAAACCTGATGGAATCACTTTCATTGGAGTTCTTACTGCATGCAGTCATGTTGGGCTTGTCAAGGAAGGTCTGCAATATTTTGAGTCTATGCAAAATGATTATGGCTTGGATGTAACAATAAACCACTTTGCGTGTGTGGTTGACCTCTTTGGCCGTGCTGGAGAATTGGATAAAGCAGAGGCCCTAATAAACACAGCTccatttccatcaaaatccctACTGTGGAGGACCTTATTGGGGGCCTGCAACAAGCATGGTAATATACATGTTGGAAACCGAATAGCTGACTTACTGGTCAAGCTAGAGCCAGATGAGCCTTCAACCTATGTTTCACTTTCAAATATTTATGCATCATCCTTTATGTGGgatcattttgttgaggttagaaacagaataaaagaagaaaatattaataAGGACCCTGGATGTAGTTGGATTGAGATTTCAACTTGA
- the LOC122059448 gene encoding pentatricopeptide repeat-containing protein At4g13650-like isoform X2 — protein MIFLYPCRVSTLILTEMLSVIPNCRNYFNRNKFWFQRTIYTLNLSVSNNSEPQFCLQDYSSLLRHVGDLRNLKYGQSLHSMLIKNGLDRDVFIQNNILRLYAICDDLMNARLVFDEMPDPNLVSWTSMISSYVQHGFNDLGLQLFCCMFHSGLRPNEFGFSVALKACRITGNLMMGKVLHGQILKCGLEFCGFCSTSILGLYVEYLNSDDARRFFDGIPVWGRSEALWNTLLDSYVQAADAEEAVELFRQMLLIDILPTCFSYAIMIKLCADHLNVYLGRSLHGCIIKVGFETHGFVGGALVDAYSKLGALYDASKVFCSLEEKDNVVWSTLLAGFHQFGDTKQGLTLYLEYVSKGHELDPFTFASAFNLCSNLDSVRIGPQIHCSFIKSGFLLDSFVGNAVINMYVSAGMTSDAYKALLEVRDKNEICFNAMIAGFIFNSEDRKVLELFCEMKEIGLMPGYSTISYTIRACANLNMLEEGNALIEMYSKFRGVEEAKMVFEEMDMPNEFSWTTVILSYTELERYREALQLFHDMLLSPASAKPSQFTLLVVIQACRGLAAPDQGRQLHAYIIKEGYDAHAFVGTALIGMYATSLSDIYDASRVFSYMPEQDLVSWSTIITAWAQHGYGEEALRLFLEFPHGTIPVDESILSSCLSACASLAALKSGKWLHSHIIKSGFESHMHVGSSVIDMYCKCGSIEDAHQFFDGMEIHNVVSWTAMISGYAHHGLGEEALVLFHRMTKVGLKPDGITFIGVLTACSHVGLVKEGLQYFESMQNDYGLDVTINHFACVVDLFGRAGELDKAEALINTAPFPSKSLLWRTLLGACNKHGNIHVGNRIADLLVKLEPDEPSTYVSLSNIYASSFMWDHFVEVRNRIKEENINKDPGCSWIEIST, from the exons atgattttcctatatcCCTGCAGGGTGTCAACCCTGATTCTGACTGAAATGCTCTCGGTAATACCCAATTGCAGGAATTATTTCAACAGGAataaattttggtttcaaagaACGATTTACACACTCAATTTATCTGTATCAAATAACAGTGAGCCTCAGTTTTGTCTGCAAGACTACAGTTCACTTCTGCGGCATGTTGGAGATTTGAGAAACTTAAAATATGGGCAATCACTTCACTCCATGCTCATTAAAAATGGGTTGGATCGAGATGTTTTTATACAGAACAATATCCTCAGACTTTATGCTATTTGTGACGATTTGATGAATGCCCGTCTTGTGTTTGACGAGATGCCAGACCCAAATTTGGTCTCTTGGACAAGCATGATCTCGTCTTATGTACAACATGGTTTTAATGACCTTGGTTTGCAGCTCTTTTGTTGTATGTTTCATTCAGGATTGCGACCAAACGAGTTTGGGTTCTCGGTGGCACTCAAGGCATGCAGAATTACAGGTAATTTGATGATGGGTAAGGTCCTTCATGGTCAAATACTAAAGTGTGGATTGGAATTCTGCGGCTTTTGTAGTACTTCTATTCTTGGACTATATGTTGAATATCTGAATTCAGACGATGCACGCCGATTCTTTGACGGAATTCCAGTATGGGGAAGATCTGAAGCCTTGTGGAATACATTGCTTGACAGTTATGTCCAGGCTGCTGATGCTGAGGAAGCTGTTGAGTTGTTTCGGCAGATGCTGCTGATTGATATATTGCCTACATGTTTCTCTTATGCAATTATGATTAAATTATGTGCTGACCATTTGAATGTCTACCTTGGAAGGTCCTTACATGGCTGTATAATTAAGGTTGGCTTTGAAACCCATGGTTTTGTAGGTGGAGCCCTTGTTGATGCCTACTCAAAATTAGGGGCCTTATATGATGCCTCTAAAGTGTTTTGCAGTCTTGAAGAGAAGGATAATGTGGTCTGGAGTACTCTGCTGGCTGGTTTCCATCAGTTTGGGGATACCAAACAGGGGCTGACCTTGTATCTTGAATATGTATCTAAAGGTCATGAACTAGATCCATTTACCTTTGCAAGTGCATTTAATTTGTGTTCAAATTTAGATTCTGTAAGAATTGGTCCGCAGATACATTGCAGTTTCATTAAGAGTGGTTTCTTGCTGGATTCTTTTGTTGGGAATGCTGTCATCAACATGTATGTCAGTGCTGGAATGACTTCTGATGCTTATAAAGCTTTGCTTGAGGTTAGAGATAAGAATGAGATATGTTTCAATGCAATGATTGCTGGTTTCATTTTTAATTCCGAGGATAGAAAAGTTCTGGAATTGTTCTGTGAGATGAAGGAGATAGGATTGATGCCGGGTTATTCCACAATAAGCTACACCATCAGAGCTTGTGCAAATCTGAATATGTTGGAAGAAG GGAATGCCCTTATCGAGATGTATTCAAAATTCAGAGGAGTTGAGGAAGCCAAAATGGTGTTTGAAGAGATGGACATGCCAAATGAGTTCTCCTGGACAACTGTCATATTGAGTTACACTGAATTAGAGAGGTATAGAGAAGCCTTGCAGTTGTTTCATGATATGCTTCTCTCTCCAGCCTCTGCAAAACCAAGCCAGTTTACCCTTCTTGTTGTCATTCAGGCTTGTAGAGGACTTGCGGCACCAGATCAAGGAAGACAACTCCATGCTTACATCATAAAAGAAGGATATGATGCCCATGCTTTTGTGGGAACTGCTCTGATTGGCATGTATGCAACAAGTCTGAGTGACATTTATGATGCTTCTCGAGTATTCTCTTACATGCCGGAACAAGATCTTGTCTCTTGGAGCACCATTATTACAGCATGGGCACAACATGGATATGGTGAAGAGGCTCTCAGGCTGTTCTTAGAATTTCCCCATGGGACCATCCCTGTTGATGAGTCCATCTTATCAAGCTGCCTCTCGGCTTGTGCAAGCTTAGCCGCATTGAAGAGTGGCAAATGGCTCCACTCTCACATTATCAAATCTGGATTTGAATCTCATATGCATGTTGGGTCCTCTGttatcgatatgtattgtaaGTGTGGAAGCATTGAAGATGCACATCAGTTCTTTGATGGGATGGAAATACACAATGTGGTTTCTTGGACAGCAATGATATCTGGATATGCCCATCATGGGCTAGGTGAAGAGGCACTTGTCCTGTTCCATAGGATGACAAAAGTCGGTTTGAAACCTGATGGAATCACTTTCATTGGAGTTCTTACTGCATGCAGTCATGTTGGGCTTGTCAAGGAAGGTCTGCAATATTTTGAGTCTATGCAAAATGATTATGGCTTGGATGTAACAATAAACCACTTTGCGTGTGTGGTTGACCTCTTTGGCCGTGCTGGAGAATTGGATAAAGCAGAGGCCCTAATAAACACAGCTccatttccatcaaaatccctACTGTGGAGGACCTTATTGGGGGCCTGCAACAAGCATGGTAATATACATGTTGGAAACCGAATAGCTGACTTACTGGTCAAGCTAGAGCCAGATGAGCCTTCAACCTATGTTTCACTTTCAAATATTTATGCATCATCCTTTATGTGGgatcattttgttgaggttagaaacagaataaaagaagaaaatattaataAGGACCCTGGATGTAGTTGGATTGAGATTTCAACTTGA
- the LOC122059448 gene encoding pentatricopeptide repeat-containing protein At4g13650-like isoform X1 produces the protein MIFLYPCRVSTLILTEMLSVIPNCRNYFNRNKFWFQRTIYTLNLSVSNNSEPQFCLQDYSSLLRHVGDLRNLKYGQSLHSMLIKNGLDRDVFIQNNILRLYAICDDLMNARLVFDEMPDPNLVSWTSMISSYVQHGFNDLGLQLFCCMFHSGLRPNEFGFSVALKACRITGNLMMGKVLHGQILKCGLEFCGFCSTSILGLYVEYLNSDDARRFFDGIPVWGRSEALWNTLLDSYVQAADAEEAVELFRQMLLIDILPTCFSYAIMIKLCADHLNVYLGRSLHGCIIKVGFETHGFVGGALVDAYSKLGALYDASKVFCSLEEKDNVVWSTLLAGFHQFGDTKQGLTLYLEYVSKGHELDPFTFASAFNLCSNLDSVRIGPQIHCSFIKSGFLLDSFVGNAVINMYVSAGMTSDAYKALLEVRDKNEICFNAMIAGFIFNSEDRKVLELFCEMKEIGLMPGYSTISYTIRACANLNMLEEGKVLHSHILKTLGNPGSNICTGNALIEMYSKFRGVEEAKMVFEEMDMPNEFSWTTVILSYTELERYREALQLFHDMLLSPASAKPSQFTLLVVIQACRGLAAPDQGRQLHAYIIKEGYDAHAFVGTALIGMYATSLSDIYDASRVFSYMPEQDLVSWSTIITAWAQHGYGEEALRLFLEFPHGTIPVDESILSSCLSACASLAALKSGKWLHSHIIKSGFESHMHVGSSVIDMYCKCGSIEDAHQFFDGMEIHNVVSWTAMISGYAHHGLGEEALVLFHRMTKVGLKPDGITFIGVLTACSHVGLVKEGLQYFESMQNDYGLDVTINHFACVVDLFGRAGELDKAEALINTAPFPSKSLLWRTLLGACNKHGNIHVGNRIADLLVKLEPDEPSTYVSLSNIYASSFMWDHFVEVRNRIKEENINKDPGCSWIEIST, from the coding sequence atgattttcctatatcCCTGCAGGGTGTCAACCCTGATTCTGACTGAAATGCTCTCGGTAATACCCAATTGCAGGAATTATTTCAACAGGAataaattttggtttcaaagaACGATTTACACACTCAATTTATCTGTATCAAATAACAGTGAGCCTCAGTTTTGTCTGCAAGACTACAGTTCACTTCTGCGGCATGTTGGAGATTTGAGAAACTTAAAATATGGGCAATCACTTCACTCCATGCTCATTAAAAATGGGTTGGATCGAGATGTTTTTATACAGAACAATATCCTCAGACTTTATGCTATTTGTGACGATTTGATGAATGCCCGTCTTGTGTTTGACGAGATGCCAGACCCAAATTTGGTCTCTTGGACAAGCATGATCTCGTCTTATGTACAACATGGTTTTAATGACCTTGGTTTGCAGCTCTTTTGTTGTATGTTTCATTCAGGATTGCGACCAAACGAGTTTGGGTTCTCGGTGGCACTCAAGGCATGCAGAATTACAGGTAATTTGATGATGGGTAAGGTCCTTCATGGTCAAATACTAAAGTGTGGATTGGAATTCTGCGGCTTTTGTAGTACTTCTATTCTTGGACTATATGTTGAATATCTGAATTCAGACGATGCACGCCGATTCTTTGACGGAATTCCAGTATGGGGAAGATCTGAAGCCTTGTGGAATACATTGCTTGACAGTTATGTCCAGGCTGCTGATGCTGAGGAAGCTGTTGAGTTGTTTCGGCAGATGCTGCTGATTGATATATTGCCTACATGTTTCTCTTATGCAATTATGATTAAATTATGTGCTGACCATTTGAATGTCTACCTTGGAAGGTCCTTACATGGCTGTATAATTAAGGTTGGCTTTGAAACCCATGGTTTTGTAGGTGGAGCCCTTGTTGATGCCTACTCAAAATTAGGGGCCTTATATGATGCCTCTAAAGTGTTTTGCAGTCTTGAAGAGAAGGATAATGTGGTCTGGAGTACTCTGCTGGCTGGTTTCCATCAGTTTGGGGATACCAAACAGGGGCTGACCTTGTATCTTGAATATGTATCTAAAGGTCATGAACTAGATCCATTTACCTTTGCAAGTGCATTTAATTTGTGTTCAAATTTAGATTCTGTAAGAATTGGTCCGCAGATACATTGCAGTTTCATTAAGAGTGGTTTCTTGCTGGATTCTTTTGTTGGGAATGCTGTCATCAACATGTATGTCAGTGCTGGAATGACTTCTGATGCTTATAAAGCTTTGCTTGAGGTTAGAGATAAGAATGAGATATGTTTCAATGCAATGATTGCTGGTTTCATTTTTAATTCCGAGGATAGAAAAGTTCTGGAATTGTTCTGTGAGATGAAGGAGATAGGATTGATGCCGGGTTATTCCACAATAAGCTACACCATCAGAGCTTGTGCAAATCTGAATATGTTGGAAGAAGGTAAAGTTCTCCATTCTCACATATTGAAAACTTTGGGGAATCCTGGTTCTAATATATGCACAGGGAATGCCCTTATCGAGATGTATTCAAAATTCAGAGGAGTTGAGGAAGCCAAAATGGTGTTTGAAGAGATGGACATGCCAAATGAGTTCTCCTGGACAACTGTCATATTGAGTTACACTGAATTAGAGAGGTATAGAGAAGCCTTGCAGTTGTTTCATGATATGCTTCTCTCTCCAGCCTCTGCAAAACCAAGCCAGTTTACCCTTCTTGTTGTCATTCAGGCTTGTAGAGGACTTGCGGCACCAGATCAAGGAAGACAACTCCATGCTTACATCATAAAAGAAGGATATGATGCCCATGCTTTTGTGGGAACTGCTCTGATTGGCATGTATGCAACAAGTCTGAGTGACATTTATGATGCTTCTCGAGTATTCTCTTACATGCCGGAACAAGATCTTGTCTCTTGGAGCACCATTATTACAGCATGGGCACAACATGGATATGGTGAAGAGGCTCTCAGGCTGTTCTTAGAATTTCCCCATGGGACCATCCCTGTTGATGAGTCCATCTTATCAAGCTGCCTCTCGGCTTGTGCAAGCTTAGCCGCATTGAAGAGTGGCAAATGGCTCCACTCTCACATTATCAAATCTGGATTTGAATCTCATATGCATGTTGGGTCCTCTGttatcgatatgtattgtaaGTGTGGAAGCATTGAAGATGCACATCAGTTCTTTGATGGGATGGAAATACACAATGTGGTTTCTTGGACAGCAATGATATCTGGATATGCCCATCATGGGCTAGGTGAAGAGGCACTTGTCCTGTTCCATAGGATGACAAAAGTCGGTTTGAAACCTGATGGAATCACTTTCATTGGAGTTCTTACTGCATGCAGTCATGTTGGGCTTGTCAAGGAAGGTCTGCAATATTTTGAGTCTATGCAAAATGATTATGGCTTGGATGTAACAATAAACCACTTTGCGTGTGTGGTTGACCTCTTTGGCCGTGCTGGAGAATTGGATAAAGCAGAGGCCCTAATAAACACAGCTccatttccatcaaaatccctACTGTGGAGGACCTTATTGGGGGCCTGCAACAAGCATGGTAATATACATGTTGGAAACCGAATAGCTGACTTACTGGTCAAGCTAGAGCCAGATGAGCCTTCAACCTATGTTTCACTTTCAAATATTTATGCATCATCCTTTATGTGGgatcattttgttgaggttagaaacagaataaaagaagaaaatattaataAGGACCCTGGATGTAGTTGGATTGAGATTTCAACTTGA